A single region of the Triticum dicoccoides isolate Atlit2015 ecotype Zavitan chromosome 2B, WEW_v2.0, whole genome shotgun sequence genome encodes:
- the LOC119364418 gene encoding uncharacterized protein LOC119364418, with the protein MARTPRHRDLSSRRLRSSPPDAPSHYQKATKAAKENKLKLTSEKKDWKHATCPICLERPHDAVLLLCSSHTKGCRPYMCGTNYHQSNCLEQFKNAYVKEKPANEVSIAVAAASKKPKDVELACPICRGEVKGWTVVEPARRFLNRKKRTCIHEDCSSMGSYKKLCKHVKARHPSSKPREVDPARLAEWKELESAKERQDAISIVTGLNPGSMIIGDYLIDPNSGSSDSFMDNSDWSDDSDSYTFPDGGDIMFSGAPDFRSLRRVVRRAYRTSGIRPRQNVQRRPLTISRSSGRRGWPQVGSALSARMPRGRQARSTNDS; encoded by the coding sequence ATGGCAAGAACTCCAAGGCACCGCGACTTATCAAGCCGGCGACTTCGGTCATCTCCTCCTGATGCACCTTCCCACTACCAGAAAGCAACAAAGGCAGCCAAGGAAAATAAATTGAAATTAACCTCGGAGAAAAAGGATTGGAAACATGCCACTTGCCCAATATGCTTGGAGCGTCCACATGATGCTGTCCTCCTGCTGTGTTCTTCACACACCAAGGGTTGTCGACCATACATGTGTGGAACCAACTATCATCAGTCTAATTGTCTCGAACAGTTTAAAAATGCTTATGTGAAGGAGAAGCCGGCAAATGAAGTATCAATTGCAGTGGCAGCAGCTAGCAAGAAGCCAAAGGATGTGGAGCTTGCTTGCCCTATCTGCCGTGGGGAAGTGAAAGGCTGGACAGTGGTTGAACCAGCCCGGCGATTTCTCAATCGCAAGAAGAGAACTTGCATTCATGAAGACTGCTCGTCCATGGGATCATATAAGAAACTCTGCAAGCATGTGAAGGCCAGACATCCTTCATCAAAACCTCGTGAAGTTGACCCTGCACGATTGGCTGAATGGAAGGAGCTTGAAAGTGCAAAGGAGAGGCAGGATGCAATCAGCATAGTCACAGGCTTGAATCCAGGATCTATGATTATTGGGGACTATCTTATTGACCCCAATAGTGGCAGCAGCGACTCTTTTATGGATAACTCTGATTGGAGTGATGACTCTGACTCTTACACGTTTCCTGATGGTGGTGATATTATGTTTTCTGGAGCTCCTGATTTCCGATCATTACGAAGAGTGGTTCGCAGAGCTTACAGGACAAGTGGGATAAGACCAAGACAAAATGTCCAGCGTCGCCCTCTAACCATCTCCAGAAGCAGTGGAAGGCGTGGATGGCCGCAGGTTGGTTCTGCTCTGTCAGCTCGGATGCCAAGGGGGAGACAAGCAAGATCCACAAATGACAGCTGA